Proteins from one Sylvia atricapilla isolate bSylAtr1 chromosome 1, bSylAtr1.pri, whole genome shotgun sequence genomic window:
- the SEC61G gene encoding protein transport protein Sec61 subunit gamma: protein MDQVMQFVEPSRQFVKDSIRLVKRCTKPDRKEFQKIAMATAIGFAIMGFIGFFVKLIHIPINNIIVGG, encoded by the exons ATGGATCAGGTAATGCAATTTGTGGAACCCAGCCGTCAGTTTGTAAAAGATTCCATACGACTTGTTAAGAGATGCACCAAGCCTGACAGGAAAG AGTTCCAGAAGATTGCCATGGCAACAGCAATAGGCTTTGCGATAATGGGATTTATTGGTTTCTTTGTCAAATTGATCCATATCCCAATCAACAATATAATTGT AGGTGGCTGA